TCAGATCCatagcactcaggaatccctcctggcaggctcaaggcggggaccatacgggatgccacggattcgaaccactgtccttctgcatgcaaggcaaatgccctacctctatgctttctctctggccccttcaccagggacttttggagtgagtgcaggtatGCTCCCCCTGCATCCTCCTcctgggaggcctggcagctgaaaataCATCCCTAAAAGCGGCAGCATTACTAATAGTGCTTTGAtttcctggacaacttcatttgtttgatgctattatCCCTAAGGGAacacaccaattttttttttttttggtttttcgggccacacccatttgatgctcaggggttattcctggctaagtgctcagaaattgcccctggcttgggggggaccatatgggatgccgggaatccaactgcggtccttccttggctagcacttgcaaggcaggcgccttgcctctagcgccacctctccggccccggaacacaccaatttaatagTGTTcagctgaggctggagagatagcatggaggtaaggcgtttgccttggatgcagaaggatggcattTCCaatcccgacaccccatatggtctcccgagcctgccaggagctgccgggtgtgacccaagaaccaaaaaccaaaaaaaaaaaaaaaaaaaggatgttcaAGGATGTTCAGCTAACAAgtgcttactaaatcttctgccattgtgtTAATCAATTCATTgaagacacaataattttcacaaatgtatttgctactatacttttttcttttcatatttatttttatttcttttgggtttggagccacaccctgtgatgctcaggggttactcctggctatcctctcagaaattgctcctgccttggggaccatatggaatgccagggattaaactgtggtccatcctgggtcagccgtatgcaaggcaaacaaacactctactactgtgctattgctctggccctttatctttcttttctcaattttttttctcttcccttctttctattctttgtttatttgtttgttttttgttttgggaccacacctggtgacactcaggggttactccgggctatgagctcagaaatcgcccctggctcggggaaccacatgggatgctgggggatcgaactgcggtccctcCAAgggcgcaaggcagacgccttatgccctgtgccactgctctggcccccttctctctattctttttcttttctttttttttttttttttttttttgtggtttttgggtcacacccggcagtgctcaggggttactcctggctccatgctcagaaattgctcctagcaggcacgggggaccatatgggacgctgggattcgaaccgatgacctcttgcatgaaaggcaaacgccttacctccatgctatctctccagccccttcttttcttttttttgttttttgtttgtttgtttgttttgggccacacccatttgatgctcaggagtaactcctggctaagtgctcagaaatcgcccctggcttgggggaaccatatgggacactgggggattgaaccgaagtccttccttggctagcgcttgcaaggcagacaccttacctctagcgccacctcaccggcccctctttttttttttaatttttattgtgatcataatgacTTACCTTATGATGATGATCATCATCATACGTCGATGATCCTAAGTACATTGAGACCAGCAATGGTTCCAGCATCTTTGGTAGCCTGATGTTGGGAGCCGTTAAAATAAGCAGGTACTGTGACAACAGCATTAGTAACGGTCATCCCAAGGTAGGCTTCATCTTTGTCAGAACCCTGGAGGACACCTCCTCTGGAGAGAAACTTTTGGTCTCACCCTTGTATTCTACCTGTGTCATTCACCACCACGAAGGGCCAGTGTTTCATATCAGACTAGACAACAGCATCATCAAACCTACACCCAATGAGACGTTTGGCATAGAAAACCATGTTGGTGGGATTCATCGCCACTTGGTTCTTAGCATCGCCGATCAATCGCTCGACATCAGTAAAGGCGACGTAGCTGGGGGGTGTCCAGTTTCCTTGTTCATTGGCGACGGTTTCCACTTTGTCCATGCACAGTTGTGCTGAAGTTGATGCCCACTGCAGGTCCCTTAGACATGGTGGCACACGTGAAACTTAATAAGAGCATTAAccctgggagccggagagatagcatggagataaggcatttaccttgcatgcagaaggtcggtggttcgagttccggcatcccatagggtcccctgagcctgccaggagcaatttctgagcatagagccaggaggaacccctgagcgctgccatgctGCGATGGCGACAGATAAAGCTCTCTGTAGGGTGGGCGCTGCGTTCAATGAGGattcatgttttatttgttttcacttgtttgttttggtttttgggtcacacctggtggcgctcaggggttactcttggttctttgctcataaattgcttctggcaggcttgggggacctatatgggatgctggggatcgaacctgggtctgtcccgggtcgacTGTGTGGAAGgcactgctgtgttattgctctggtccccatgaTTCATGTTTTAAAAGCATCCCTTGGGGCTCTGATTGAGTAAATCTATCTGTAGAGGTTGGGCAAACCCAACCGATTCCCTTTTGGAATTTCACCCCTTCAGAAACCCCCTCTCCGGACCCTGCTGTCCTTTTGGCTCCCTTCCTACCCACCTCTCATCCATTCTCCTTTTCTATTTCCCACGGATCCTCTGCACACTAGGGCCCCCTTCTGGGTTTAGTTTGATCCTTTGCTTTTCCTGGATGTCCTTGAGACGGAATTCAGGCATTTCTAACTATCTCTTGCCTTTGTTTGCAGGTGGCTATGCAGGTACTTAGAGGCAGCGGTGCCAGGACCAGGCCAAGAAACTTCGCCCCTGAGACCCAGCCTGGCTACAGGCTGCCCTGAGCCCCTCGCACCGCCATGGACCGCCCGAGCTGGTCAGTGTCCACACGGTGACCTCACTGTTGCAGTCCCCATTCTCCACCTGGGGGAGACCACCCAAGTGCGGCAGCTCCAGCTCTGgcttctctccccacccctccacGCCCAATTTCCGAACTTCCCACTCAGAACAGAGGTGCCCGCCCCACCCCTAAGTATCTCCCCATGGGGATGTGGATGGATGTCTGTGGATAGTGAACTCAGCTCCTCCCTGCACTCTGGCCAAGCTGCCTGGCTTTCCGCCTCTTATTCTCACCACACGAATGGGGGGCAGTTCCGGGACAGCAGACATGAGAGAGCAGAGGGCAGGCAAACtctcaacccgggtttgatctcatGAGTACCTCTGGGAGTGAGCCCAAGCACAGAgtagggagtaatttctgagcacagctgagtgtgaccaccccccaaacacacaaacataGTAAGGCAATGAGTGGAGTGCACAGGACTCTACAGAGCAGGGGGTGGTGAGGAAGGGGATGAGCAGAACCCCAGAACTCTCCCAgcgcccacccacccacctgccCACTGTGTCTCTGGTTTCTGGTGTGTGTAGGGCAGAGGTGGGCTCTGAGCAACCTCTAGGACCAGCTCCAGGCTGGGGCTGTGCGTGAACCTGGTATGTGAGACTCGGGTTGTCAGCCAAACAGGGGAGGGAAAGGCGCTCACCCCTCTGGCATGGTCCAGATCCTGCTTGGTTTAATGGGGACCACACATTACCCAGTCCTTGAATGTCCTCCAAAAGATCCCCTGGGGTCAGAGCTAGGTCGAGGGAGGAGCCTGAATTGCACACAGCCAgactaggttcaatcctggtaaCCTAATGTGGGATCTTGaatgaaagccaggagtaaaccttgagcactgcagacTATGGtctcccaaaagcaaaataataatcaaGTTGGAGTGGCCATGGCGATAGTCCAGTAAGtagaagggctcttgccttgcatgcagctgacctgggtttgatccctggcaccacacatgtcCCCAGAACCCTTCTGGGCAGAGCCCCGGGCATCACTGAGATTGGAccagaaatcaaaataataataatgataactatgagttaggggccagaatgatagtacagtggggagggtgtttgcctggcacatggccaaccaggattcCTCTTCAGCATCCCGAATGGTCCCTGTGAttcaggacagtgattcgaatcccagcatccgacatggtccccagagcctgcctggagtgatttctgagcacagagccaggagtgacctttgagtgatgctgggtgtgacccaaaaactaaaaacaaaataaaacaaaaaatgggccctgagcaccaccagaagccagaaggaatccctgagcatcaccaggtacagTCTAAGAAAACCAAatgggcctaagagatagtactGTGTGTGATCCgtcaaaaaaaataatgatagttaTATTAGCATTTAGGCCATACCTGGGGATGctcgggatttactcctggctctgcacgcaagagaataatagtcttttttttttggtttttgggccacacccggcattgctcaggggttactcctggctgtctgctcagaaatagctcctggcaggcacgggggaccctatgggacaccgggattcgaaccaaccacctttggtcctggatcggctgcttgcaaggcaaacgccgctgtgctatctctgtgctatctctccgggcccaagaataatagtcttttaaatttttatttatttatttattttgggtttttttgggggggtcacatccggcagcgctcaggagtttctcctggctctattctcagaaatcattcctgacaggcttgggggaccctatgggatgccgggatttgaaccactgtccttctgcctgtaaggcaaacgccttacctccatgctatctctccagcccctattttttgtttgtttgtttgttttggtttggtttttggccacacccggtgaatctcaggggttactcctggctactcagaaatcgttcctggcttgggggtccatatgggatgccaggaatcaaaccgaggtctgtcctgggtcagccacatgcaaggcaaatgccctaccactgtgctatcactctggccctggtcctttgctggaccagagcaatagcagagcactgtggatgtttgtcttgcatgcagccaacctgggttcaatcctcagcatctcagtGGTCCCCAATTTGGGGCCACGGATGTCGGTGGCTTGTCCCCAACGGGGTGCTTGTCTCTTTCAGACCAGCCAGTTTCTGCCAGAAGAGCATCTCCGGGGAGACCATGCCCTCGCTCTCCCACTGCCGACTGTGGCCTCTCTGGAGCACCACAAGGAAGCAGCTCTTCACCCTGTTTCTCATCAGCATCAAACTCACCTTCCTGGCTTCTCTCATGCTCTACTGGCACCTGGTGGGGGAGTCCCAAGGCCATGCACGGCTCTGGGCCCTGCCTGCGGACCTGCCCTGTCCGAGCCTGGCACCCCTCGCCAAGCCCATCCCCTCGGGGGGCCCCATATTCTTCGTGGAGACGTCAGAGCGCACCAGCCCTGAGTTCCTGTTCATGTGCTCGGTGGAGTCGGCGGCCAGGACGCATCCCGAGTCCCCAGTGATGGTACTGATGAAGGGGCTGCCGGCGGGGAACGTCTCACGGCCTCGTCATCTAGGCCTCTCGCTGCTGGGTTGTTTCCCCAACGTGCAACTGAGGCCCCTGGACCTGGCCCGGCTGTTCCAGGGGACGCCCCTGGCATCCTGGTACAAGGCGGTGCAGCTGACCTGGCAGCCCTACTGGCTGCCTGTCCTGTCAGACGCCTCCCGCCTTGCCCTGCTCTGGAAGTTCGGTGGCATCTACCTGGACACAGACTTCATCGTGCTCCGGAACCTGCAAAACCTGAGCAACTCCCTGGGCACCCAGTCACGCTATGTGCTCAACGGTGCTTTCCTGGCCTTCGAGCAGCACCACGAGTTCCTGGCCCAGTGCATGCAGGACTTTGTGGCCAACTACAACCGCTGGGTGTGGGGTCACCAGGGCCCCCAGCTGCTCACGCGTGTCTTCAAGAAGTGGTGCGGGGCTCACAGCCTGTGGGGCCAGCGCACCTGCCGCGGTGTAACGGCACTGCCGAGCCAGGCCTTCTACCCCGTGCCCTGGCAGGACTGGCAGCTCTACTTTGAGGACGTGCAGCCTGAGGAGATGCAGCAGCTGCTGAATGGCACCTACGCCGCACACATATGGAACAAGAAGAGCCAGGGGCACAGGCTGGACGCCACCTCGAGGGCCATGCTGGCGCAGTTATATGCCCGGTATTGCCCCACCACGCACCAGGTCATGAAGATGTACCTGTGAGGAGCCTGGAGGAAGTTGGGCTCTGAGGGGCTTCCTGCTGATGTCCTTGGGGCTGTTCGTGAAGGATGCTCCTATGTGAGGGGGCTTCAATGGGGGGGACACGGGATGCCAGCTGGGCTGGGTTCTGACCCAGGGGAGTCTGTCGGAAGATAAGCCTttttgagaccatatgggatgccagggatcgaacccaggtccatcctggatcagctgtgtgcaaggcaaatgccctaccgctgtgctattgctccggcccccgtAAAGAAGGAGCCTTTCTACAAGAGTCAGCCTGCTGAAGCAGGGTCTGGGGCAGTGAGTGACAGAACACAGCACTCTGTGACAGCTCAGGGGGCGCAGAGGAAGCCACAGGGAAGGGGGAGTGCCGGGCACACAGCCAGACTCTCTGGCCCTAGAGATGGCCACTTAGCGCTTATCTGGTTCACAGCATGAGGGAAGTGGCGATCCCAGCCTGCACCCCACACCTCACTCCTCCCTCTTCCCTGCCACTGTGGTGGTCTGGTGTGGGGGTGGTCTCAGGGTTGCAGAAATGCCAACTCTTTCTGTGAGGAGCATTTAAGCAggatgctcttttttttgtttggtttttggtttttgggtcacacccggcaatgctcaggggctactcctagctctacactcagaagttgctcctgacaggctcaggggaccctatgggatgccaggatttgaaccaccatccttctgcatgcaaggcaaacgccttacctccatgctatctctctggccccaaagatgctcatctttttttttttttttggtttttggtttctggcggcgctcaggggttcctggctccacgctcagaaatcgctcctggcaggctcgggggaccctatgggatgccaggattcgaaccaataagcttctgcatgaaaggcaaatgccttacctccatactatctctccggctccaaggaTACGCATCTTGAAGTGAGCCAGGAGGGCAatgggaaggcatttgccctgcacacagtgcagtgacccgggttggatccctggcattccatagggtcccccgagcaccaccataggtgatccccgagtgcaggcaggactcagccctgagcactgtgtggcccccaaaccaaagaataaataaGTCCCCCAACTTCGGGGTTCTCTGTGGTGGACTAAGTACTTTTCCTCTTGCACCTGGTTAGCCCCAGTCTGAAGTGAGGATGCAGCTGgggcaatgggggggggggtgactggTAAGTATCAGGGGACCCCAGGGGCCCTCCTTGACTTCAAGTTCTTTTTTGAGGGAAGATCACACCCAGAgccaggggttcctcttggctctgcgcttagaaatagctcttggaaggcacaggggcccatatgggatgccgggattcgaatcaccatccgttctgaatcagttgcatgcaagacaaatgccctaccactgagctatctctctggcccttgacatCAAATTCTTGGGTCTGTGTGGATGATGGAGGGTGGAACCAGCTCCAGCCTCTCCAGAACTTTAGTTTGGGGAGGGGAAGAGCCTTACGGACATTCCTGATGTTCCCATTGGCCCTTGCAAAGCTGAGATCAGCTCAAGACCCCTTTTATCTGGGGAGCTCCAGAGAGATCTGGGGTTTGGGCCCTTCTGgatacccccttcccccttctaGGGTCAGTCTGGTGGCAGCCAGCAAGCAAAAAGAATCAGGAAACAGACCAGGCCCAGCCTTGTTCCCCCCCTACCCCCCCCAATCCTGCTAGCTATGGCCCAGCAAAGAACTGAACCCCAGCTCCTCAGTGCT
The Suncus etruscus isolate mSunEtr1 chromosome 4, mSunEtr1.pri.cur, whole genome shotgun sequence genome window above contains:
- the A4GALT gene encoding lactosylceramide 4-alpha-galactosyltransferase, with product MAIVQPASFCQKSISGETMPSLSHCRLWPLWSTTRKQLFTLFLISIKLTFLASLMLYWHLVGESQGHARLWALPADLPCPSLAPLAKPIPSGGPIFFVETSERTSPEFLFMCSVESAARTHPESPVMVLMKGLPAGNVSRPRHLGLSLLGCFPNVQLRPLDLARLFQGTPLASWYKAVQLTWQPYWLPVLSDASRLALLWKFGGIYLDTDFIVLRNLQNLSNSLGTQSRYVLNGAFLAFEQHHEFLAQCMQDFVANYNRWVWGHQGPQLLTRVFKKWCGAHSLWGQRTCRGVTALPSQAFYPVPWQDWQLYFEDVQPEEMQQLLNGTYAAHIWNKKSQGHRLDATSRAMLAQLYARYCPTTHQVMKMYL